A stretch of the SAR86 cluster bacterium genome encodes the following:
- a CDS encoding DUF2066 domain-containing protein yields MLQKLILCFAILHLTCFVNSQEIFSLKKTYESQVFIEGTDQVSIKEGMQLALSSLLVTISGDSQIIKGKSISKMLQTPEKYINQYKLGTEDEKIYASFIFEGDLIRSYLSENELPLWLSNDNLILSYLPCKEESNGIKSKEEYEKCNNLEKILTPLSNKRNSKIINPLMDLMDINYFEALGSISAEKFMKRMSRRYDLDAWLLCTIKDEFGLLLDSPKCLTSLGRQSSPQEALNYLLDRVNSKKSLVVDKKLKNKTSIRIVGITSLSFLEDVLSNLNSQVLVYGVSLEKVEGDKLDILLSHYGKSEDLKNLLNINDDFKGIDNSSREIISYKYNNS; encoded by the coding sequence ATGTTACAAAAATTAATTCTCTGCTTCGCAATTCTTCATTTAACTTGCTTTGTCAACTCACAAGAAATATTCAGCTTAAAAAAGACTTATGAATCTCAAGTTTTTATTGAGGGAACAGATCAGGTTTCAATTAAAGAGGGAATGCAACTTGCACTATCTTCACTATTAGTGACTATCAGTGGAGATTCACAAATAATAAAAGGAAAATCTATTTCCAAAATGTTACAAACTCCTGAAAAGTATATAAATCAATACAAATTGGGAACGGAAGATGAAAAAATTTATGCAAGTTTTATTTTTGAAGGGGATCTGATTAGGTCTTATTTATCCGAAAATGAATTACCCCTTTGGTTATCTAATGACAACTTAATTTTGTCTTATCTTCCATGTAAAGAGGAGAGCAATGGCATTAAATCAAAAGAAGAGTACGAGAAATGTAACAATTTAGAAAAAATACTTACTCCGTTATCTAATAAGAGAAATTCAAAAATTATAAATCCGTTAATGGATTTGATGGATATCAATTATTTTGAAGCTTTAGGATCAATATCTGCAGAAAAATTTATGAAAAGAATGTCCAGAAGATATGATTTAGATGCATGGTTACTATGCACCATTAAAGATGAATTCGGTCTTCTATTAGATAGTCCTAAATGCTTAACATCTCTAGGAAGACAGTCTTCTCCCCAAGAAGCCCTCAATTATTTATTAGATAGAGTTAATTCAAAAAAATCACTAGTTGTTGACAAGAAATTAAAGAATAAAACCTCTATAAGGATTGTCGGTATAACTAGTCTTTCATTTTTAGAAGATGTTTTGAGTAACTTGAACTCGCAAGTACTTGTGTATGGGGTTTCTTTAGAAAAGGTTGAGGGAGATAAACTAGATATTTTACTTTCACATTATGGCAAATCTGAAGATCTTAAAAACTTATTAAATATCAATGATGATTTCAAAGGAATAGATAATAGTTCTAGGGAAATAATTTCTTACAAATATAATAATAGTTAA
- a CDS encoding CDP-alcohol phosphatidyltransferase family protein, which translates to MLSAIPNIITSLRFILVVPISFYIYQGNDLLALILFIIAGLSDGLDGYLARKFNWQSAFGQFADPLADKCLIVATLLALAFSDKLPLWFVYIILSRDGIVLIGAMLHLLLFNNKQALSNRWGKHYTGWTIALFIILLVQSAFQILPFYFAWIAMSGVIIFTLLSLFYYFKSEGKLIFKQFL; encoded by the coding sequence ATGTTATCTGCTATCCCAAACATCATCACCTCTCTGAGATTTATTTTGGTAGTACCAATTAGCTTTTATATTTACCAAGGTAATGATCTTTTGGCTTTGATTCTTTTCATTATTGCCGGTCTATCAGATGGCTTAGATGGATATTTAGCACGTAAATTCAATTGGCAAAGCGCCTTTGGTCAATTTGCTGATCCATTAGCTGATAAATGTCTGATTGTGGCAACCTTATTAGCTCTTGCTTTTTCGGACAAACTCCCTCTGTGGTTTGTATATATAATACTTTCAAGAGATGGAATTGTACTAATAGGAGCTATGCTACATCTTCTTCTATTCAATAATAAACAAGCTCTTTCTAATAGATGGGGAAAACATTACACAGGATGGACAATAGCGTTATTTATTATTCTTTTAGTTCAATCTGCTTTCCAAATTTTACCTTTTTACTTTGCATGGATAGCTATGTCTGGGGTGATAATTTTTACATTATTAAGTCTTTTTTATTACTTTAAAAGCGAGGGCAAATTAATTTTTAAACAATTTTTATGA
- a CDS encoding DUF3108 domain-containing protein — protein sequence MKIIHSLILIIAVSMQILRAEEEIKPSRATLESNVGEMQVEMIKLDNGSWKLTSLLDGGSIVRREESEVFELIDNQIKPLNYKFNQRILFRRYKASAEFDWNKDEVSFIENKDQGIIALQDNVLGPSSASLQLRLDFREFGEENIPDEISYIVYWKGAIKNRVYSVKKDKESVETSFGTYEAYKVSRKFNDESDRSQVFWLAPDLDYSVIKIYDKNDREVEIKIKDFQEMG from the coding sequence ATGAAAATAATACACTCCTTGATATTAATAATTGCTGTATCAATGCAAATATTAAGAGCTGAAGAAGAAATTAAACCTTCTCGTGCTACATTAGAGAGTAATGTGGGTGAAATGCAGGTTGAAATGATCAAATTAGATAATGGCTCTTGGAAGTTAACGTCTTTATTAGATGGGGGTTCAATAGTCAGAAGGGAGGAATCTGAGGTTTTTGAACTTATTGATAATCAAATTAAACCTTTAAACTATAAATTTAATCAAAGAATATTATTCAGAAGGTATAAGGCTTCAGCTGAATTTGACTGGAATAAAGATGAAGTTTCATTTATTGAAAATAAAGATCAAGGAATTATTGCTCTCCAAGATAATGTATTAGGCCCAAGTTCGGCATCGTTGCAATTACGCCTAGACTTTAGAGAGTTTGGTGAAGAAAATATTCCTGATGAGATTTCTTACATCGTATATTGGAAAGGTGCCATCAAAAATAGAGTTTATAGTGTAAAAAAAGATAAAGAATCTGTCGAAACTTCTTTTGGCACTTATGAGGCTTATAAAGTTTCTAGAAAATTTAATGACGAAAGTGATCGATCACAAGTATTTTGGCTAGCACCTGATTTAGATTACTCAGTCATTAAAATTTATGACAAGAATGATAGAGAAGTTGAAATAAAGATTAAAGACTTTCAGGAGATGGGTTAG
- the purN gene encoding phosphoribosylglycinamide formyltransferase — translation MSKFKVAVLISGGGSNLQAIIDKFQSDETIELSCVLSNKKDAHGLKRASKANIDNFFVDHTNYPSREDFDRKLIGTLEKYKPDLVVLAGFMRILSPLFVNKYLGKLINIHPSLLPKYKGLDTHRRVLENNEEYHGVTVHFVDNTLDGGPICAQSSLKVETKDIEELQRAIHELEHELYPWVIDQIANKKIFLSDGEIVKKV, via the coding sequence ATGAGTAAGTTTAAAGTAGCTGTCCTTATATCGGGCGGTGGTTCTAATTTACAAGCTATCATTGATAAGTTCCAATCAGACGAAACTATTGAATTGTCTTGCGTTTTAAGCAATAAAAAAGATGCACATGGATTAAAGAGGGCTTCCAAAGCAAATATTGATAATTTTTTTGTAGACCATACTAATTACCCTTCTAGGGAGGACTTTGATAGGAAGTTAATAGGAACTCTGGAAAAATACAAACCTGATTTAGTTGTTCTGGCAGGATTTATGAGAATTCTTAGTCCTCTATTTGTAAATAAATACTTAGGTAAGTTAATAAATATACATCCCTCCTTATTACCTAAATACAAAGGCCTAGATACTCATAGAAGAGTATTAGAAAATAATGAAGAATATCATGGCGTTACAGTTCATTTTGTTGACAATACGTTAGATGGAGGGCCAATATGTGCCCAATCGAGTTTAAAAGTAGAAACAAAAGATATAGAAGAACTGCAAAGAGCTATCCATGAATTAGAGCATGAACTTTATCCATGGGTTATTGATCAAATAGCAAATAAAAAAATCTTTTTGTCCGACGGGGAAATAGTTAAAAAAGTATAG
- the purM gene encoding phosphoribosylformylglycinamidine cyclo-ligase, producing the protein MAKRDKEHKELSYKKSGVDVEAGYALIDKIKPFVEKTKRPEILSGLGSFSALSRIPKHIKNPILVTCTDGVGTKIEIAKELNNFDSIGIDLVAMCVNDLIVCGAEPLVFLDYYVTDKLKVETAADVIKGIAKGCELANCSLVGGETAEHPGAFPENSFDLAGFALGVVEETEILGIEGPKNDDILIGIESSGFHSNGFSLIRKVINEFDIDLEKKIGREKLGNILLKPTHVYVNEILALKKITSINAIAHITGGGFDENIPRMLGENQKAIIKHDFDDWPSGKYFKWLMETTGIPKKNLINTFNCGVGLIISVNKSNEEDALGALNQSLFAKTIGKVQEKEPNESQILYV; encoded by the coding sequence ATGGCTAAGAGAGATAAAGAACATAAAGAATTGAGCTACAAAAAATCTGGTGTTGATGTTGAAGCTGGATATGCTCTTATAGATAAAATTAAGCCTTTTGTGGAAAAAACAAAAAGACCGGAAATCTTGAGTGGACTTGGTTCCTTTTCAGCTCTGAGTAGAATACCAAAACATATAAAGAATCCTATTTTAGTGACTTGCACAGATGGTGTGGGCACAAAGATCGAAATAGCAAAGGAATTAAATAATTTTGATAGTATTGGTATTGATCTTGTAGCTATGTGTGTCAACGATTTGATCGTCTGCGGAGCAGAACCACTCGTATTTTTAGATTACTATGTAACTGATAAGCTGAAAGTTGAAACTGCTGCAGATGTCATCAAAGGGATTGCAAAAGGTTGTGAGCTAGCAAATTGTTCCTTGGTAGGCGGTGAAACAGCGGAGCATCCCGGTGCCTTTCCTGAAAATAGTTTTGATCTTGCTGGGTTTGCACTAGGTGTTGTTGAGGAAACCGAAATTTTGGGTATAGAAGGTCCTAAAAATGATGACATTTTAATTGGGATAGAATCCTCTGGTTTTCACTCTAATGGGTTTTCTTTAATCCGTAAGGTTATAAATGAGTTTGATATTGATCTAGAAAAAAAAATTGGTCGTGAAAAACTAGGGAACATACTTCTAAAACCAACTCATGTGTACGTAAATGAAATCTTAGCTTTGAAAAAAATAACAAGTATCAATGCCATTGCACACATAACAGGAGGCGGATTCGATGAGAATATTCCACGTATGCTTGGAGAAAATCAAAAGGCTATTATTAAACATGACTTTGATGATTGGCCTTCTGGAAAATATTTCAAATGGCTAATGGAAACAACTGGTATACCTAAAAAGAATCTAATTAATACATTTAATTGCGGTGTAGGTTTGATAATCTCTGTAAATAAATCAAATGAAGAAGATGCTTTAGGTGCCTTGAATCAATCTTTGTTTGCAAAAACCATAGGAAAAGTTCAAGAAAAAGAACCGAACGAATCGCAAATCTTATATGTCTAA